One stretch of Bombus affinis isolate iyBomAffi1 chromosome 4, iyBomAffi1.2, whole genome shotgun sequence DNA includes these proteins:
- the LOC126915874 gene encoding T-complex protein 1 subunit gamma has product MFGSGAAPIVVLSQNTKRDTGRKVQRENIQAGKAIADVIRTCLGPQAMLKMLMDPMGGIVMTNDGNAILREITVQHPAGKSMIEIARTQDEEVGDGTTSVIVLAGEILATAEPFLEQNMHPTIIIRAFRQALEDMVAILNDQVSIDLDCNNRSKLIQVINSCVGTKFIGRWCELACQIALDAVYTVMLEENGRKEIDIKRYAKVEKIPGGTIEDSTVLKGVMFNKDVTHPKMKRYIKNPRIVLLDCSLEYKKGESQTNIEIMKDTDFTRILELEEEFVKKMCEDIISVKPDVIITEKGVSDLAQHYLVKAGISAIRRLRKSDINRIARACGATVVNRTEELREEDVGTRAGLFEIKKLGDEYFCFITECKDPKACTIILRGASKDVLNETERNLQDALHVARNLLIEPKLVPGGGAVEMAVSRLLTEKAARLAGVEQWPYKAVAQALEIIPRTLAQNCGANTIRTLTALRAKHATEGMTWGIDGETGQLVDMKERGIWEPLSVKLQTYKTAIETAILLLRIDDIVSGSKKKKSDNEPGQPAQVSEESMKD; this is encoded by the exons ATGTTTGGATCAGGGGCTGCTCCGATCGTAGTACTAA GTCAAAATACGAAAAGGGATACCGGTCGAAAAGTTCAGAGAGAAAATATACAAGCTGGGAAG GCCATTGCAGATGTTATTCGAACATGTTTGGGACCACAAGCTATGTTAAAAATGTTGATGGATCCAATGGGAGGTATAGTTATGACCAATGATGGAAATGCTATATTACGAGAAATAACGGTACAACATCCAGCTGGAAAATCTATGATAGAAATAGCTAGAACTCAAGATGAAGAAGTTGGGGATGGCACTACATCGGTTATTGTATTGGCAGGAGAAATTTTAGCTACTGCTGAACCTTTTCTTGAGCAAAATATGCATCCTACAATTATAATAAGAGCATTTCGCCAGGCTTTGGAAGATATGGTGGCTATTCTCAATGATCAAGTCAGCATAGATCTGGATTGCAACAATAGAAGCAAATTGATTCAGGTCATTAATTCCTGTGTGGGCACCAAATTTATTGGACGTTGGTGTGAATTGGCATGTCAAATTGCTTTAGATGCAGTTTATACTGTAATGCTTGAAGAGAATGGTAGAAAAGAAATagatataaaacgttatgcaaAGGTGGAAAAAATTCCTGGTGGCACTATTGAGGATAGCACTGTTCTTAAGGGAGTAATGTTCAATAAGGATGTTACTCATCCAAAaatgaaaagatatattaagAATCCAAGAATAGTTCTATTGGATTGTTCCTTAGAATACAAAAAAGGAGAATCTCAAACTAATATAGAAATAATGAAAGATACAGATTTTACCAGGATTTTAGAATTGGAAGAGGAGTTTGTTAAGAAAATGTGTGAAGATATTATATCTGTAAAACCAGATGTAATAATCACTGAAAAAGGAGTATCAGATTTAGCACAACATTATCTTGTTAAAGCTGGAATTTCTGCTATCCGTAGATTGAGGAAAAGTGATATTAACAGAATTGCAAGAGCTTGTGGTGCAACTGTTGTTAATCGTACAGAAGAATTACGAGAGGAAGATGTTGGTACTAGAGCTGGTctttttgaaattaaaaaacttGGGGATGAATACTTTTGCTTTATTACAGAATGTAAAGATCCTAAAGCATGCACTATAATTTTGAGAGGTGCCAGTAAAGATGTGTTAAATGAAACTGAAAGAAACTTACAAGATGCTCTTCATGTTGCAAGAAATCTTCTTATTGAACCTAAATTAGTACCag GTGGAGGAGCTGTGGAAATGGCAGTATCAAGGCTTCTAACAGAAAAAGCAGCAAGACTTGCAGGTGTAGAGCAATGGCCTTACAAAGCAGTGGCACAAGCATTAGAAATAATTCCAAGAACGCTTGCACAAAATTGTGGAGCAAATACAATCAGAACCTTAACTGCATTACGGGCAAAACATGCCACTGAAGGAATGACATGGGGTATTGATGGAGAAACTGGTCAATTGGTAGATATGAAAGAACGTGGAATTTGGGAGCCTCTATCTGTGAAACTGCAAACATATAAAACAGCTATTGAAACTGCTATTTTGCTGTTAAGAATTGATGATATTGTATCAGGAAGCAAGAAGAAGAAATCAGATAATGAGCCTGGTCAACCTGCACAAGTTTCAGAAGAATCTATGAAAGATTAA